The genomic stretch AGAAGTACCGCAAACATTGCAGCAAGAAACTCTTTAAATGAGATGGGATTCTTAGACGTTGAAACACCAATTTTAACAAAATCAACACCAGAAGGTGCAAGAGACTATTTAGTACCTAGTCGTGTTCACCCCGGTGAATTTTATGCATTGCCTCAATCACCACAACTTTTCAAACAACTTTTAATGGTATCTGGATTTGATAAATATTTCCAAATTGCTAAATGTTTCAGAGATGAAGACTTAAGAGCAGACAGACAACCAGAGTTTACACAAATTGACGTTGAGATGAGTTTTTGTGACCAAGAAGATGTGATTAAAGTTGCTGAAAAATTGATTCATGATATTTTTACTGCGTGTGGAAAAGAAGTGCCAGCAACATTCAAAAGAATGACGTACAACGAAGCTATGGAGCTGTATGGTAGTGATAAACCAGATTTACGATTTGGTATGCCAATGGTAGACGTAATCGATATTTTTGGACGAAGCACCAATGAAATTTTTGCAGATATTGCAAAAGATAAAGCACACAACAGAATCAAAGCCATCAAAGTACCAAACGGAGATAACATCTTCTCTAAACGACAAATGAAAGGTTTTGAAGATTACGTTCGAAAATTTGGAGCTAAAGGTTTAGGTTACTTCCAAATGAAAGAGGATGGACTTAAAGGACCATTGACTAAATTCTTCTCTGAAGCAGATTTAGAAGAGATTGTGAAAGTAACTGAACTTCAAGAGGGTGACGTTGTATTCTTTGGTGCAGGTCATAAAAAAGTGGTTTGGGACTACATGGGACGATTCAGATTGTACCTAGCAGAACAAATGGAAATCGTACCTAAAGATGTATACGAATTCTTATGGGTTGTTGACTTTCCAATGTTTGAAGTAGAAGAGGGTAAAATCAAAGCACTTCACCACCCATTTACAATGCCAAAAAACTTAAACAAAGAGAACATTGAAGAGATTGAATCAATCGCTTATGACTTAGTACTCAATGGTACTGAGCTTGGTGGTGGGTCTATCAGAATTCACAAAGAAAACATTCAAAGTGAAGTATTTAGCCTTATGGGTATTAGTGAAGAAGAAGCCAAAGAGAAGTTTGGATTCTTACTGGATGCACTTCAATTTGGTGCGCCTCCACACGGTGGATTTGCAATGGGGTTTGATAGAATGATTATGTTGCTTGCAGGAACAGACTCTATTCGAGACGTGATTGCATTCCCTAAAACACAAAGAGCTCAATGTCTTATGACACAAGCACCGTCTGAAGTAGATGGTGAGCAGTTAAAAGAGCTCAGTTTACGAATTCGAAAAGCAGTAACAGAATAAAAGAGAATTTCTCTTTTGTCTGTTGACTTACTTATATTTACTCACTCTTACAATATCCAATTTAAAAAATCGTTTCTTATCAATTTTTGTCTTTAAATCTTCATAGATATTTTTACAAGCATTACAACTGCAAAATGGCAGTGCCATTAAAAGTTTTTCATTGGCACCAATGGGTTGAATTTGAGTTTTGTGTAACATCTTCTTCTCCTAGAATATACAAAGAAGTTTGACATGTTACTGTTACCAATTGATTACGTTTCATCAAAGACTGCGTACATCAATAAACGCACCACTTTCAAATTTATCACTTTGTTGTGCAACCTTTGCCAAACGTTGGGCTGCTTGTTCAGGTGTTTGTATTTCTCCATTTTTGAGACGTTGTGCAGAAGGGAACTCTTGGTCGTTTATATCAAATCGTATGTAATCTGTCATGGGTGTTTCTACAACACCTGGAGCCACTGCTAGCAAAACAGAGTTGGGCATCTCTTTGGAGTAGAGATTTAAAAGCATGTTTAACCCCGCTTTTGATAAAGAGTAACTTGCCCAACCTTTAGAACCATTGACTGATGCACCTGAAGAGAGCCCAATGATGGTTTTGACTTCAATGGTAGCCAATATATCCAGCAACTCTTTATTGGCATAGACATTGAGGTTATACACCTCTTGTAGCTCTTCAATAGTGAGTTCAAATGATGATTTGATTTCACCCAACATGCCTGCATTTAAATAGACCAAATCAAGTGCTTGAATGTTTTGTATAAACTCTTTGAGATTGTTTTTTATAAGTTGTGTTTGGATTAGGTCACACGCTTTGAAAGTAAAGTTTTCATGTGTGATACTGGGTTGTGTTCGACTGATACCAAAAACATGGTAACCTGCTTCTAAATAGTAGTGTGTTAAAGCCAACCCCAATCCTGAACTGCACCCTGTGATTAATACGTTTTTTGACATTGACTTTCCCTATACTTAAAGTTTTTGTTCAATATTTTAGTATAAATCACTTTTATATACTCTTTTGGTTATAATTGCCAAAAAATAAAAAGAATAGAATGTTTTTACCCACAACCAAAGAAGAACTTAAAAAATTAAATATAGACCAACTTGATATTATTTTAGTCAGTGCTGATGCATATATTGACTCACCTTTTATTGGCGTGGCCGTAGTAGGGCGTATGCTTGAAGCACAAGGGTATAAAGTAGGAATCATTGGACAACCTGATATTGAGAGTGATGACATCATGCGTTTGGGTGAACCAAAACTCTATTGGGGGGTCAGTGGTGGAAGCATTGACTCGATGGTTTCAAACTATACTGCTACTAAAAAATTTAGAAACTCAGATGACTATACTCCCGGTGGGAAAAACAACAAACGACCTGACAGAGCAACGTTAGTATACACCAATTTAATCCGACGACATTTTAAAAACACCGTACCCATTGTCTTAGGTGGGATTGAAGCGAGTTTAAGACGTGTAAGCCACTATGATTATTGGACCAATAAACTGAGAAAACCGGTACTCTTTGATGCCAAAGCTGATTATTTGATTTATGGTATGGGTGAAATGGCGATTAAAGAGTTCAGTGCGGCACTTCGCGATGGGCAAAATCCTCAAGATGTACGAGGAGTGTGTTATATATCTAAAGAGCCAAAGAGTGACTACCTTCAACTGCCGTCACATCAAGAGTGTGTGGATAACAAAGAGAAGTATATTGACCTTTTTGATGCTTTTTATGATAACAATGATCCCATCTCTGCAAAAGGCTTATGCCAACCAGTAGACACACGGTTTTTAATTCAAAATCCACCGTGTGATTACTTAGATGAACAAGAGATGGATAACGTGGCATCTTTACCTTATGAAAGAGAGTTGCACCCGTATCATCGATCTGAAGGGAAAGTGAAATGTTTAGAGACGATTAAGTTCTCTATTCAGACGCATCATGGATGTTGGGGTGAGTGTAACTTCTGTGCCATTGGTGTACATCAAGGACGAACCATACGAACACGAAGTGAAGACTCTATTTTAAAAGAGGCCAAAGAGTTTACACAATACAAAGATTTTAAAGGCATCATCTCAGATGTAGGTGGACCAACAGCGAACATGTATGGCTATGAGTGTACAAAAAAACTTAAAAAGGGTACTTGTGATGAGATACGATGTGTGGATTACGAAGGGTTATGCAAAGCGATGAAAGTGGATCACTCTCGACATCTGAATCTTCTTAAAAATATTAGACAAGTTCCTGGAGTTAAAAAAGCGTTTGTGGCTTCAGGGATCAGATACGATGTTATCACTGAAGATAAAAAACATGGCTATGAGTACTTAAAAGAGTTGGTTAATCACCACATCTCTGGTCAGATGAAAGTGGCACCTGAACACACCTCTGATAGGGTTTTAAAACTCATGGGAAAACCAGGAAAGCAATCATTGATTGATTTTAAGCGATTGTATGACCGTTTAAATAAAGAGGCGGGAAAGAATCAATACTTAACGTATTATTTAATTGCAGCGCACCCAGGATGTGAAGAGAAAGACATGCATGAACTTAAGAACTTCACACGCAATGAGTTAAAGATGAACCCCGAACAAGCACAAGTCTTTACTCCCACTCCTTCAACGTATTCAAGTGTGATGTACTATACGGAACTTGACCCCGTAACGCGTAAGAAAATCTACGTGGAAAAAGATATTAAACGCAAAGAGAAACAAAAAGACATTGTCATTGATAAGCAGTTTATTCAACGAAACAAACGACCTTCTGGTGGCAGTGGAATGCAAGGATAAAAGCATAAAAAAAGGGGCAACTGCAAAACAGTCGCCCCCTTTTTTATTTGTGAGTTAAAAGATTATGCTAAAGCCGCAATCATATCTTTTGTAACATCTGAAACATCTTTTGTTCCATCAAGTTCAGTGAATACACCCATGTTTGTATAAAAGTCAATTAAAGGTGCCGTTTGTGCATGGTATGCTTCAAGTCTGCTTTTTACAGTCTGGGCATTATCATCTTTTCGAATAATGAGTTCACTTCCACAGTAATCACATACGTTCTCTTCTTTTGAAGGGTTAAACTCTACATGGAAAGAGGCACCACATTTTGAACATACTCTTCTTCCAGTGATTCTTCCTACGATTAATTCATCTGGAACATTTAAAGAGATTACTCTGTCAAGTGAGATTTGCATGGTTGCCATAAGCTCTTTAAGTGCTTGGGCTTGTGCTAATGTTCTTGGGAAACCATCAAGGATGAAGCCCTCTTTACAGTCAGACTCAGCCAATCTGTCTTTAATGATACCAATAATAGTTGAATCTGGAACCAATTTACCTTCATCCATAAATTTCTTTGCTTCTAATCCCATCTCAGTGTTGTTAGCAATCGCTTCTCTTAAAATATCACCTGTTGAAATTTGTGGAATGTTGTATTTCTCAATTAAAAATTTTGCTTGAGTTCCTTTACCCGCTCCTGGTGCACCAAATAGCATTAAGTTCATAGTCATTTTCCTTTTAAATGGTTCCCTTATAAGGCAGTCAAAAATCATTTTTAAAGACCTTTAAGAGAACAGTGAATTGTGTTTGATTTTTTGTATTGTAGTTAAAAAGCATTTAACATCACATAAAGAATTTAATCGATTTTTGCTACAATAACAACTTTAAAAGGGTATACATGAAAAAACTATTTTTAATTATTGGCGCACCAGGAAGCGGGAAAACAACCGATGCAGAGCTTATTGCAGCACAACATGAAGACATCACTCACTACTCTACAGGGGATATGTTAAGAGCGGAAGTTGCAAGTGGAAGTGAAAGAGGAGAACTCATTGATTCATTTGTCAGCAAAGGAAACCTTGTCCCAATTGAGATTATCATTGAAACCATTGTAATGGCCATTAAAAATGCACCAACGGATGTGGTTGTTATTGATGGTTATCCAAGAAGTGTAGAGCAAATGATGGAGTTAGATCGATACTTGGTTGATGAAGATGAAGTAGAGTTGGTCAATGTTATTGAAGTAGAAGTATCCCAAGAGGTTGCTTGTGAAAGAGTTTTAGGACGAGCAAGAGGAGCTGATGATAATGTGGAAGTGTTTAACAATCGAATGAAAGTCTACACGGAACCCTTAGAAGAGATTCAAATATTCTATAAAGCAAAAGATGTGTTAAAGAAAATCAATGGTGAGCGCACCATTGAAGAGATTGTTGAAGAGATGGATGCCTTTATTCAATCACGAATTTAACTATGAGTTCTTTAACTAATCCCAACTTCTACTCTGTGATTATTGGCACAGAGCTACTTAATGGGCGTCGCAAAGATGCTCATTTTACTTTTTTAAACCAAGAGCTGCTCAAGCGAGGATTTATTCAAAAAGCAAACTTTGTTATTAAAGATGATCCACAATTCATGCTGGACATTTTTAATCTGATACAACAAGATGAAAAGGCAGTGATGTTTTGTTTTGGTGGCATTGGTGCTACGCCAGATGATTATACCAGAGAAGTTGCAGCCAAAGCCTTTACCAATAGTGAGATGTTTTATCATGAAACAGCCAAAGAGCTTATTATTAATCAATTTGGAGATGAAGCGTATCCCTACAGAATTGAGATGTCTCATCTGCCTGTTGGAGCAAAACTTTTAGACAATGTGGTTAACAATGTTCCGGGATTTTATTTAGAAGATCGATTTTTCTTTACACCTGGATTTCCTTCAATGTCACAAGCGATGGTTTTACAAGCATTGGACAGACACTATTTAAAAAATGATACAAAGGTGTTTAGAAAAACATTGACGGCATACACAGGAGAGAATACGCTTATTCCTTTGATGAAAAAAGTACCTTCCAACGTGGAACTTTCATCGCTTCCACGTATTAAAGGTGAAAAAAGGGAAGTGGTGCTTTCCATTGCTGCTTTTGAAGAAAATGTGTGCAGTGAAGTGTTCGATACTTTTGTATTATTTTTAGAGAATGAGAAAATAGAGTATGTCTTAGGAGATGTTTAACTTATGGTTTGACATACGTTGAGCCAAATTTAAACCCTTTATCTTCTGGATAGTTTGGCAAGTTATAATCTCTCCAAACTTTTAAACAAAGTGGGTGCTTACTTTGAACGCCTTCTTTTGCAAATGCATGAGCTCGTCCAAAGTTCACAAACACTCCTTTTCCAGCTGCGTACATATAGGCTAAATTACATTGGGCTGTAATATATCCTTGTTTTGAAGATTTTTCATACCATTTGATGGCTTCTAAATAGTCCTTTTCAACAACGCCCCCCAGTGTGTAGTACATGCCTAAACGATTTTGAGATGCGGCATGTCCTTTTTGCGCTAATTTTTCGAATTGTTCAAAAGCTTTTTGTTGGTTGTACAGATAAAATTTTGGATTGGCGTATAAGACCCCTAGGTTATATTGAGCTTTGTAATTTCCCAGTGCAGCAGATTTCTCAAAGTATTCAAATGCTTTGGTATAGTTTTTTTCTTTGTAGTATTTTTTTCCCTCTTCAAAGAAGACTCCCGTGTCTGCTTGGGCTAAATCATCAATGGTCAGTGGACTGTTTGCCCATGCAATTCCTGCATATAAAAGAAGTCCAAGCATTTTGTTCATGATGTAATCTCCCTTGGTATATCCGGTTTAAGTGAGGTTATGATTTCATAGGTAATCGTATCATGTGCTTTGGCCAATGGCCAAGCATTATTAAAAAGACAGATTTCATCTTTTGTGGTATTTAATGAGAGGTTGTCCATTGAAACACGACCTAACACTTCATAGCCTTCAGGCGTAAAAAATTTTTTACGTTCATTCAGGCGTAAAAATCCATGTCCATACCCAGTATCATAAGTTGATACGTCCATATCCTCTTGTGCAGTATAGGTTCCACCATAACCAATGCATTGATTTTTTAATAACTTTCTTGATGATAATTTATTAACATATAAAGATAAGACTGGTTTAAGTTTTGGAATTCCAAAAATTGGGTTGGTATCAAGATATCCATACAGTGCAATTCCAACACGAACCCAATCATCATCAAAAGAATTATCACGAAATGTCGCTGAAGAATTTGAGCTATGAAAAATAGGAATGGGTAAAAAAAGTTTTTCACATATTTTAATAACTTCTTTTTTTACCTTTTTAAAATTATTTTTTTGCCAAAAGAAAACAGAGCTCAATTCATCGGCACTTTTGTGGTGTGTGAAGACCCCTGATAAAATGAGTCCTTTGTTATAAATCCCTAAAATAGCCTCTTCTAGCTCTTCAATGGCAACTCCATTTCTATGCATTCCTGTATCTACTTTAAGCTGGACTTTAGTATTTTTTTGCATCAACTCAATGTCATTTATACAATTTATGGTCATGTGAAAAGTATGTGAATAACTTGGGGGTTGTTTATCAGCTAAGATTAAGATATTGTCGAATAATGTCACAATCTTCTCTGCTTCTGCAACACTATGTACCACCGCGTTTCGTACCCCATACTCTTTACAAAGGGTACCAATTTCTACAATTCCGTGTCCATATGCGTTGTCTTTTAGTACCACTGCAATCTTGTTTTTGTCTTTGATTTTTGACTCAATGAGTTGAAGATTGTGAAAAAGATGTGATTTATTCAGTAAAATTCGTGCCAAAGCTTAATCCAAATTATTAAAATGTTTATGTATAAGAGTAGCATCTTTTTCGTTTAAAACCTCTTTGAGGTTTTCAAAAGTTGCGTTTTTAATCTCTTTAAAAGTTCCAAAGTATAAAAGCAGTTTTTTAACTTTGGCTTCACCAATACCATGCAGTTGCAACAAGGATATTTGTTTGTCCTCTTTTCGTTTTTGCTTTTTATGAAAGTTAATGACAAAGCGGTGCGCTTCATCTCTTTGACGTTGTACAAATTGAAGTCGTGCGTCACTGGGTTGTAGTTTAAGTTCTTTAAAGATACCGTCTTGTTTATAATGTAAGATGTCTTTTGCTTTTCCTTTAGCTCGGTGCGCCTTTGCATCAACTTTCTCTTTTGCTATGGCAATGATGTCAATGTTTACTCCCACAGACTCTATGATGTCATAGGCCAGTTTAAGCAGAGTTGAACCTCCATCAATAATCCAAAGATCAGGTGCTGGATTTTTTTCAAAACTCTCTACTCGGCGAATGAGCATCTCTCTCATTTGTGCATACTCATCATTGGTTTCTAAGTTGTAGTGTCTGAAATCTACTTTCATGAATTTCTCATGCCAAACGACCATTGCTCCAACGGTTGCTTGACCCATCATGTGTGAGTTATCAAAACTCTCAATACGTTCAGGCACTCTTTGCAAACAGAAGAGCTTTTGCAGTTCTTCATACACCGTGGTATGGTTTTTCGTTGCATCCAATCGAAGCAATTCTTCACAGTTATTCAGTGCTATTTTTATAAGTTCACATTTTTTACCCGCTTTTGGAAAATTCAGAGGAATCTTTTTATTGAATTTTTGTTGTAAGAAACTTTGTAACTCCTCTTGGTTTTCTGTTTCATTCGCAATGAGTACCTCTTTAGGCAGTACTGGAATTTCATGGTTGTAGTAGTTGATGATGGCTCTTTCATACATCTCATCCAAGTCCACTATACTTTGTTCATCGACAAAGTCAAGTTTAATGTAATCATGATTTGAAGATGCCAGTTTCCCATCTCGGATAAACATACGCACAATCACGGCACGTTTAAGCCCTTGTTTAATAGCAAAGACATCAAGGTTTTCATTACTGGCTAAATCCATACCGGTTTTGACTTGAGATTTTTCAATGGTTTTGATACGGTCACGTAATATCATGGCATCTTCAAAACGAAAATCCATGGAATACTCTTCCATACGATCTTTGAGTTTGAAAATGAGTTTACTTTTATTATAGATATACTCTAAAGCTTCATTGACAATACGTTTGTATTCTTGTGAAGATATTTTGCCTTCACACGGTGCATGGCACTTTTTGATTTGGTAAAACAAGCAGGCCTCTTTCCCTTTTATACAGGCCTTTTTTTGGACCAATGGTACAATCTCATAAATGGAGTCCAATATGTCTCGTGCTCCAGTAGAATAAGGACCAAAGTATTTGATACTGCTGCCTTTTAAAACCTTTCGTGTGATTTCCAGTCGTGGGAAATCTTCACTCATATCAATATAGATATAAGGGTAGGTTTTATCATCTCTCAATAAAATATTGTATTTGGGTTTGAGTTGTTTAATCAATGAATTCTCTAAAATCAGTGCATCGTGTTCATTGGGTACCACAATCCAATCCACGTTTTTAACTTCACTGATCATCTTATAAATACGAGGTCCAAGTTTTTCAGCAGGTTGTAAATAAGGGGTGAATTTAAAGTATGATTTTACACGATTTTTAAGCACCTTTGCTTTACCAACATAAAGCAGGTGTCCCTCTTCATCAAAGTATTGATATACACCTGATTGATTGGGAAGTTCTTTGAGTTTTTCTTCTAGATTCATGAAAAGTATTTTATCTAAAACAAGATGAAACTCTGCCCATTTTTGGAAGCTTTTAAAGAGATTGTTTTGTGAAAAAAATTTTAAAATTTCAGCAAGAGTTAATTTAAAAAGATGTTATAATAGGAGTAACCAAACAATAGGAGGTGTGAATGAGAGGAATCAAACATTCTTAATATTGTTACCACAGATAAATCATAAAGAAAAAGTTAACTACACAGTTATAGCATAGATAAAAGTTTATTTATGATTTAAAAAGGGAAGAGCTCATTTGCTTCTTCCCTTTTTTCGTTTAAAATGATGTTTTCCCCAATAAAATGTCGTGTTCATTGACATATTGTTCACACTTAATGCCATTGAGTTGCTTGCAGATTTGTTGCCACTCTTTCCCATGACCTTTCTTTTTATTGGTAAAATTGCCCTTATAAAACATCACTGCATGTGCATATTCATGAGGTATGACATGGTTTATCATATACTCACTGCTCTCTTTAAAACGTTTTTTATTTAAATAAATAACAATACGATGATGTTTGGTATAGGCTGTTGCACCATAAAGATGAGCAGGCATGGCATCACTCACAATCAAAGGCACATTTAAATCAAAACCAAGGTTTTTTTTCATCAGTTGGCGAGTTTGTAATTTTTTATTTTCAATTTTTTGTAAGAGAGTTGTACTTAATGGGTGATTATCAAAGTGATAGTCTTGATACCAGTGATACCCTAGAAGAAGTATCGAAAGTATTACCACAAAGAAAAAAAAGAGATTTAATCTTTGCAGAAACATGAAGGTACCTTTTATTGTGCTACTTGCATCAATACATCTCGATAGTGGTTAAGCTCTTTCATGAGTGTATCATCATGGTTATTGATATCAGGGTGGTATTTACGTGCTAACTCTTTGTACCTTTTTTTCACTTCCTCTTTAGTAGGACTGTGCGTAAAGCCAAAGAACTCTTTTGCTTTTTGAACTTCACCAAATTGTGGTGGGGCTTGGAAGTTGCCTTGCTGGAAGTGTTGAAAATCTTCAAAACGGAAACCTTGTGCGCCTTGTTGAAAGTTTGAACCATCAAAGTGAAAGTGAAAACCGCTTTGCCGTGATTGCTCTTTGAGTTGTTTGATTTTTTTATAGATAAAGAAATATCCTAAAATGATTAAAACAGAAACAATAATTAAAAATGTTCCAAAGTTCGTAAAGATAAGATAGAGAACAAAAAAGAGTAGGCTAAATCGAATGAGTTTGCTAAAAAAGTAATCAATGTTATTCATGTAGTAAAAAATGTCCTTTTAATGTCTGCTTGTATTATAGTATTTTGTTATTATAATAAGGTTAATATTTCATATAGGATTATATCAAGGAAAAGTTAATGATTCATTACAGTGAGCCTCTTTTTAGACCACCTTCAGAAGCAAACAATGTCATAATTCAAATCACACATGGTTGCAGTTACAACGCCTGCAGTTTTTGTTCGATGTATGAAACCAAACAGTATAAACAAAAGAGTCTGGATGAGGTGTTTGAAGATATTGAAACACTAAATAAGTATTACTCACAAGCACACAAGATATTTTTAGCCGATGGAGATGCCTTAGCTGTAGATACTTCTACGCTTTTACAAATACTTAAAAAGCTCTATGCATCTTTTCCCAATTTACGACGCGTCACTTCATATGCTTCTCCTATTAACTTAGAACAAAAATCATTAGAAGAGCTTTCAACATTGTATGAAGCTGGATTAAAACTCATCTATTTTGGAATTGAAACAGGCAGTGATGTCTTGCTTAAAAAGATTCAAAAAGGAACAACTTTTTCAAAGATGAAAGAGGGATTAAACAAAGCAAGTCAAGCAGGTTTTAAAATCTCAGCAACGGTTATTTTGGGTGTGGGTGGAAGGGAGTATTCAAAAGAACACGTGGCACAAACTGCTCGATTGGTCAATGAAACCACATTGAACTATCTCTCAACCTTACAATTGGGATTGCAACAAACTAAAGAGGCACAGTTTTATAAAAAGTTTGAACAAGGGTTTACTTGGTTGGATGACAAAGAGATGCTTGAAGAGCAGTTACACTTTTTAGAAGCCTTACAACCTACAAATAAAATCATTTTTCGTTCAAACCATGCAAGCAATGCTTTTGCACTTGCTGGAACTTTGCCGAAAAATACGAACCGATTGATAGATGAAGTGAAGTATGCCATCAAGGATGAATCACTGCTCACTCCTTCATGGCTTCGAGGGTTTTAAAAGTAGGTGTTTTCACTTAAATTTTGAATTTGAGCGAGCATTTTAGAACTCTCTTTAAAATCGATATTTATAGGATAACACTCTTTTTTATATTGTAAAAGAAGTGTGGGAAATACACGCACATTGAGTTTTCGTCGTAAGTTCAAATCTTCATCTAAAAGGGCTTGTGTTTGTGGAGTGTGAAGCCGTTTTTCAAACACTTTTTTATCCAAGCCAATTTCATCTGCTAATTTGACTAAAACCTCTTTTTGTGAAGGATTGAGTGCTTTTTGATAGTAACCGCGTTGTATGGCTTGAAGCATCTCTTCCTCTTTGCCCATTTCACGTGCAAGAATCAGAGCTTGGCACGCTAAATAGGTGGCTCTTTGGGGTGTGTTTTTACTCCAAAAATCGTAGTTGAATTTTGTGCCTATTTCTTGTTCTATTTGTTGCCAGATGGCTTTGATTTTCTCTTGTTGATCTTTGGGCATCACTTCATCTGTGTGTTGAGCCAATCCGCCACAGACATAAACAATTTGGGTGTTATCTTTTAAGTTTTTTTTGAGCTCTTCAAATACAGGCTTAAAAGCGTAACACCAAGAGCACATTGGATCATGAATATAGTATAGTGTCTTTTGCATGATAAACCTCCTAAGAACTTTTTGTAATTATATCTTTTTTACATCAAAGCAATGTACAAAAAAATCATTAGTTATTCCATTTAACTTGTTTTAGTTTTTATTTAGAGTATAATTCCAAAATGATTTTAGAAATAACACTGGGTATTATTACTTTTTTAACCTCCATTGTTGCGGGAGTTGTCGGTATTGGTGGAGGTATGATGCTTATTGCAATCCTTCCTTCTTTTTTACCTTTGAATGCGTTGATTCCTGTGCATGGTTTGACTCAAATGTCAAGCAACTTTTCACGAGCTGTTTTTGGATATAAGGATGTAGAGTATGAAGTTATCCCTAAGTTTTTAGTGGGGTCACTTTTGGGTATTGCTCTTTTTTCTTCTATTTTGTTTTATATTTCATTGGAGTATGTGCCTCTGTTTATTGGGGTGTATATTTTACTCTCATTGTGGAGTACAAAATTCAATGAAAAAATTAAACGATATGAAAACTATTACATTGCTGGCTTTTTTCAAACAGGTCTTTCTATGGTTGTAGGTGCAACGGGACCTCTGACGATGACACTTTTGCTAAAAGATTATGGGGATAAACATAAAGTCGTGGCAACAGGTGCAGCACTTATGAGTATCACACATATTTTTAAAGTAATTGTGTTTGTCTTTTTTGGTTTTGTTTTTTGGGATTATGTTGGTGTATTATCTTTCATGATCGCAGGTGCCATAGCAGGAAGTTTTGTAGGAACAAAATTGCGAGATAAAATTGATGGTAAAAGGTTTATAATGGTACTTAAAGTGCTTCTTTCTGCATTGGCAATTAAGCTGATGGTTTCTCTGTTTTTATGAGAGATTTTTTTAAATCCAAAGAGGCATTGCTTTATGTGATGTCCATTGCGATGCTGTTCTCTTTTTCAGCATGGATGAGTCTTTTAAATAACTTTGTGGTTGAAGTGGCCTCATTTAATGGTAGTCAAATAGGGATTTTACAAAGTTTGCGTGAAGTTCCTGGCTTTTTAGCCTTTACCGTGGTATTGGTTCTTTATTTGATTGCCCAGCAACGTTTGGCATATCTCTCCATGATTTTATTGGGACTTGGAACGCTTTTAACAGGTTATTTCCCCAATGCTATTGGTTTATATATCACAACAGTCATTATGTCCATAGGTTTTCACTA from Candidatus Marinarcus aquaticus encodes the following:
- a CDS encoding competence/damage-inducible protein A, coding for MSSLTNPNFYSVIIGTELLNGRRKDAHFTFLNQELLKRGFIQKANFVIKDDPQFMLDIFNLIQQDEKAVMFCFGGIGATPDDYTREVAAKAFTNSEMFYHETAKELIINQFGDEAYPYRIEMSHLPVGAKLLDNVVNNVPGFYLEDRFFFTPGFPSMSQAMVLQALDRHYLKNDTKVFRKTLTAYTGENTLIPLMKKVPSNVELSSLPRIKGEKREVVLSIAAFEENVCSEVFDTFVLFLENEKIEYVLGDV
- a CDS encoding adenylate kinase yields the protein MNLMLFGAPGAGKGTQAKFLIEKYNIPQISTGDILREAIANNTEMGLEAKKFMDEGKLVPDSTIIGIIKDRLAESDCKEGFILDGFPRTLAQAQALKELMATMQISLDRVISLNVPDELIVGRITGRRVCSKCGASFHVEFNPSKEENVCDYCGSELIIRKDDNAQTVKSRLEAYHAQTAPLIDFYTNMGVFTELDGTKDVSDVTKDMIAALA
- the aspS gene encoding aspartate--tRNA ligase, which gives rise to MRTHYCTDVTEKNIGETVTVAGWVNSRRDHGGIIFIDLRDKGGIVQLVADPQDNKEALEVAEKVRDEFVLIATGKVRQRGEGLENPNLITGKIEIILDELIIENRSKPMPFDLGDEKVNEEIRLKNRFLELRTKRSYDIFKLRSTANIAARNSLNEMGFLDVETPILTKSTPEGARDYLVPSRVHPGEFYALPQSPQLFKQLLMVSGFDKYFQIAKCFRDEDLRADRQPEFTQIDVEMSFCDQEDVIKVAEKLIHDIFTACGKEVPATFKRMTYNEAMELYGSDKPDLRFGMPMVDVIDIFGRSTNEIFADIAKDKAHNRIKAIKVPNGDNIFSKRQMKGFEDYVRKFGAKGLGYFQMKEDGLKGPLTKFFSEADLEEIVKVTELQEGDVVFFGAGHKKVVWDYMGRFRLYLAEQMEIVPKDVYEFLWVVDFPMFEVEEGKIKALHHPFTMPKNLNKENIEEIESIAYDLVLNGTELGGGSIRIHKENIQSEVFSLMGISEEEAKEKFGFLLDALQFGAPPHGGFAMGFDRMIMLLAGTDSIRDVIAFPKTQRAQCLMTQAPSEVDGEQLKELSLRIRKAVTE
- a CDS encoding YgiQ family radical SAM protein translates to MFLPTTKEELKKLNIDQLDIILVSADAYIDSPFIGVAVVGRMLEAQGYKVGIIGQPDIESDDIMRLGEPKLYWGVSGGSIDSMVSNYTATKKFRNSDDYTPGGKNNKRPDRATLVYTNLIRRHFKNTVPIVLGGIEASLRRVSHYDYWTNKLRKPVLFDAKADYLIYGMGEMAIKEFSAALRDGQNPQDVRGVCYISKEPKSDYLQLPSHQECVDNKEKYIDLFDAFYDNNDPISAKGLCQPVDTRFLIQNPPCDYLDEQEMDNVASLPYERELHPYHRSEGKVKCLETIKFSIQTHHGCWGECNFCAIGVHQGRTIRTRSEDSILKEAKEFTQYKDFKGIISDVGGPTANMYGYECTKKLKKGTCDEIRCVDYEGLCKAMKVDHSRHLNLLKNIRQVPGVKKAFVASGIRYDVITEDKKHGYEYLKELVNHHISGQMKVAPEHTSDRVLKLMGKPGKQSLIDFKRLYDRLNKEAGKNQYLTYYLIAAHPGCEEKDMHELKNFTRNELKMNPEQAQVFTPTPSTYSSVMYYTELDPVTRKKIYVEKDIKRKEKQKDIVIDKQFIQRNKRPSGGSGMQG
- a CDS encoding adenylate kinase gives rise to the protein MKKLFLIIGAPGSGKTTDAELIAAQHEDITHYSTGDMLRAEVASGSERGELIDSFVSKGNLVPIEIIIETIVMAIKNAPTDVVVIDGYPRSVEQMMELDRYLVDEDEVELVNVIEVEVSQEVACERVLGRARGADDNVEVFNNRMKVYTEPLEEIQIFYKAKDVLKKINGERTIEEIVEEMDAFIQSRI
- a CDS encoding SDR family NAD(P)-dependent oxidoreductase, translated to MSKNVLITGCSSGLGLALTHYYLEAGYHVFGISRTQPSITHENFTFKACDLIQTQLIKNNLKEFIQNIQALDLVYLNAGMLGEIKSSFELTIEELQEVYNLNVYANKELLDILATIEVKTIIGLSSGASVNGSKGWASYSLSKAGLNMLLNLYSKEMPNSVLLAVAPGVVETPMTDYIRFDINDQEFPSAQRLKNGEIQTPEQAAQRLAKVAQQSDKFESGAFIDVRSL